One Pseudomonas sp. FP1742 genomic window carries:
- a CDS encoding DUF2514 family protein, whose product MKPLWLRILPYIAAVLLAAGVLFGAYHHGLSVKEAEWQSAWNDRNTRDAEAKALNESAERAKEQARQLSINKAIQDGQQIIDQAIADAAAARASADSLRGAADTLASRLSASQASGNSCTAAASKAATRAAMVLADVLKRADQRAGDLAEVADQARARGVTCEQAYNGISK is encoded by the coding sequence ATGAAACCGCTCTGGCTGCGCATCCTGCCTTATATAGCGGCGGTGCTGCTGGCGGCCGGCGTTCTGTTTGGCGCATATCACCACGGACTGTCGGTGAAGGAGGCCGAATGGCAATCGGCCTGGAATGACCGCAACACACGGGACGCTGAGGCCAAGGCACTGAATGAGTCCGCCGAGCGCGCCAAAGAACAAGCCCGTCAACTTTCCATCAATAAGGCGATTCAGGATGGCCAACAGATTATTGACCAAGCAATTGCTGATGCTGCTGCCGCTCGCGCTTCTGCTGACAGCCTGCGCGGGGCAGCCGACACCCTTGCCAGTCGCCTCTCAGCCAGCCAAGCCAGCGGCAATTCCTGCACTGCCGCCGCAAGCAAGGCAGCTACCCGCGCCGCAATGGTGCTTGCCGACGTGCTCAAGCGCGCTGACCAGCGAGCGGGCGATCTGGCTGAAGTTGCTGACCAGGCCAGAGCCAGGGGCGTGACTTGCGAGCAGGCGTATAACGGTATTTCAAAATAG
- a CDS encoding P63C domain-containing protein, translating into MGAEILEKIDNPLIFKGDHAGAAAQFQGQINGYEVGLLIDICQARIILGASAKAGIQGLVYALAGYDRTKEDIIEAYKLYVREEAREYEKELSPELYEQWYRLYGLVKPERGRPWEFKYLTIDHIYKPLARSQGKVFDLAKASKQVNGDKSSKVHMFLSEIGVKALRTQIGKIIGIATVSDSRAEYEKYIAEKIYGQQSLDLRE; encoded by the coding sequence TTGGGAGCGGAGATCCTTGAAAAGATAGATAACCCATTGATTTTCAAGGGGGACCACGCGGGAGCGGCCGCACAGTTTCAAGGCCAAATAAACGGGTATGAGGTCGGGCTTCTGATTGATATTTGCCAAGCTCGAATCATTCTCGGCGCTTCGGCAAAAGCTGGTATTCAAGGGTTGGTTTACGCCCTCGCTGGCTATGATCGGACGAAAGAAGATATTATCGAAGCCTACAAACTTTATGTGCGTGAGGAGGCCCGTGAGTATGAGAAAGAACTTTCGCCGGAGCTTTATGAGCAATGGTACCGGCTATATGGTCTCGTCAAACCCGAGCGCGGGCGCCCTTGGGAGTTTAAGTATCTGACGATCGACCACATATACAAGCCTCTTGCACGCAGCCAAGGAAAGGTTTTCGATCTCGCGAAGGCCAGCAAGCAGGTGAACGGTGATAAAAGTTCGAAGGTTCACATGTTCTTGTCCGAAATCGGGGTGAAAGCGTTGCGGACACAAATTGGCAAAATCATCGGTATTGCTACTGTTTCCGATTCAAGAGCAGAGTATGAAAAGTACATTGCCGAGAAAATTTACGGTCAGCAAAGCCTAGACCTCAGAGAATGA
- a CDS encoding S9 family peptidase: MKHMIRKILIVCAAMMLIGQALADDVLSATRRASDMAASAVFPSGMISSDYLETSAAGEPYLIKCTAQANRIILYLHMWSGDYKSVKTDFPELATLDRACIVSPNFNGPNTTPQAMGSDDALARIDIVLREVQYKTGLSRVYIAAASGGTMAALNYMGKYPGRIHLASLWLIIHDLSSLYTTTQDQQLKDNMLSVIGTAPSGPDDPAYLVRSPRARLATTKGPVKVFLNYGTLDVSTPPAQADAAKAQINSVAPDVDVTLKSWPIAHAFAASTRQEAIKQLVLE, from the coding sequence ATGAAGCATATGATTCGGAAAATTTTAATTGTTTGCGCAGCCATGATGCTCATTGGTCAAGCCCTGGCGGACGACGTACTATCTGCCACGCGGCGCGCCAGCGACATGGCGGCGAGCGCAGTTTTCCCTTCAGGGATGATCAGCTCGGACTACCTGGAAACGAGTGCGGCAGGGGAGCCATACCTGATCAAGTGCACCGCTCAAGCGAATCGAATCATCCTCTACCTGCATATGTGGTCGGGTGACTACAAATCCGTCAAGACCGATTTCCCCGAGCTGGCGACCTTGGATCGGGCATGTATTGTCTCGCCAAATTTCAACGGTCCTAACACCACGCCTCAGGCAATGGGTTCTGACGATGCCCTGGCTCGCATCGACATCGTTCTGAGGGAGGTGCAATACAAGACCGGTCTGTCCCGCGTCTACATCGCTGCTGCTTCTGGCGGCACGATGGCAGCCCTGAATTACATGGGTAAGTATCCGGGCAGAATTCACTTGGCATCGCTATGGCTGATCATCCACGACCTGTCGTCGCTCTACACGACAACCCAAGATCAGCAGCTAAAAGACAACATGCTGTCGGTAATCGGCACCGCGCCGTCCGGTCCTGATGATCCTGCTTATCTGGTGAGATCACCGCGCGCCAGGCTGGCCACGACCAAAGGGCCGGTCAAGGTATTCTTGAACTACGGCACCCTAGATGTCAGCACGCCACCCGCTCAAGCGGATGCAGCCAAAGCGCAGATCAATTCTGTAGCGCCTGATGTTGACGTGACTCTTAAATCTTGGCCGATAGCGCATGCATTCGCGGCATCGACACGTCAGGAAGCCATAAAGCAGTTGGTGCTTGAATAG
- a CDS encoding acyltransferase, with product MHTKTIDALRGIAAAAVFFDHSDTSGLATNAWFSAHKGLMGDFGVYVFFCLSGYLIWQSGTRLIGTPGGIKLYAIHRLTRLVPLYLISLLVVTAAISFIGSRWTPTYDVWIIFRHLIFSQDLYPSVARDINPVLWTLTHEAMFYVIAPIILMAGIRDKYVILFSSLAIFGIFLACGWLGYFKFAQVFYAFALGIFFAEASNKERLIICLAAIALAIYACLGDALHAYAGRIIAIAFALSCISLTKGKECNQAVSWLISPFVFLGVISYSMYIWHYQIIYVVEYYYPVFNRNIPGWSQYGLVSGTILCAICILFSYISYALIEKPSMGKLRIAMERKTGTRTALA from the coding sequence TTGCATACAAAAACGATTGACGCGCTGCGAGGAATCGCCGCCGCCGCCGTTTTCTTCGATCACTCAGATACGTCCGGACTTGCAACCAATGCCTGGTTTTCTGCCCACAAGGGTCTCATGGGCGATTTCGGGGTTTACGTCTTCTTCTGTCTGAGCGGTTATTTGATATGGCAGTCTGGCACGCGTCTTATCGGAACACCTGGCGGGATCAAACTATACGCAATCCATCGCCTCACACGACTAGTTCCGCTTTATCTTATTAGCTTGCTCGTTGTTACAGCTGCAATTAGCTTTATCGGTAGCCGCTGGACTCCGACTTATGATGTATGGATTATCTTCAGACACCTTATATTTTCTCAAGATCTATACCCTTCAGTTGCTAGAGACATAAACCCTGTTCTGTGGACGCTAACCCACGAAGCAATGTTTTATGTGATAGCCCCCATCATATTGATGGCAGGCATCCGAGACAAATACGTAATTCTATTTTCATCGCTTGCCATATTCGGCATTTTCTTAGCTTGCGGCTGGCTTGGATATTTCAAGTTCGCGCAGGTTTTTTACGCCTTTGCCCTTGGTATTTTTTTTGCTGAGGCTAGCAACAAAGAGAGGCTGATCATCTGCCTTGCGGCTATAGCACTGGCGATTTACGCCTGCCTAGGGGATGCTTTGCACGCCTACGCCGGCCGGATCATCGCCATTGCGTTTGCCCTGTCCTGCATCTCACTGACAAAAGGCAAGGAATGCAATCAGGCTGTGTCTTGGTTGATATCGCCCTTTGTATTTTTGGGTGTCATCTCTTACAGCATGTATATCTGGCATTACCAAATTATTTATGTCGTAGAGTACTACTACCCGGTCTTCAACCGCAACATACCAGGATGGTCTCAATATGGTTTAGTAAGCGGAACAATTTTGTGTGCTATCTGCATACTCTTCTCTTATATCTCCTATGCACTAATCGAAAAGCCATCCATGGGGAAACTCAGGATTGCCATGGAGAGAAAGACAGGCACACGAACAGCTCTTGCTTAA
- a CDS encoding tail fiber assembly protein, which translates to MRTFARIDAGVVMEFFPTPGYPQEQIPEGGDIRSLFHPDVHWVEITGADPAPAVGWSYSDGSFSEPAPYVPSAAEIHATNSAIRDNMLDAATRAIAPLQDAVDLGEVTDSEQASLISWKQFRVAANRVDLTHQTPEWPLPPEIQG; encoded by the coding sequence ATGAGGACTTTCGCGCGCATAGATGCAGGGGTGGTGATGGAGTTCTTTCCGACCCCTGGATATCCCCAAGAGCAGATCCCGGAAGGCGGTGATATTCGCTCGCTGTTTCATCCAGATGTTCATTGGGTCGAGATCACTGGGGCTGATCCTGCTCCAGCAGTGGGCTGGAGCTATTCGGACGGATCTTTTTCCGAGCCGGCTCCTTACGTACCAAGCGCTGCCGAGATTCACGCAACTAATTCTGCAATTCGCGACAACATGCTTGATGCCGCGACACGGGCAATCGCACCGCTTCAGGATGCCGTGGACCTTGGCGAAGTCACCGACTCCGAGCAAGCCTCCTTGATTTCGTGGAAGCAGTTTCGGGTTGCGGCGAATCGGGTAGACTTGACACATCAAACCCCCGAGTGGCCATTGCCGCCGGAGATCCAGGGATGA
- a CDS encoding C40 family peptidase — protein sequence MSELFSKCRSEAEEHARAEYPRESVGLVVSVRGKPQYRPCRNQSEEPDHFILHPEDYAAAEDLGDIVAIVHSHPDVGPEPSLHDLASHAASRTAWWIVGLVGDVATWHEMPASGEMALEGRVFVHGVIDCYTLVRDYYRQVLGITLPDFHRKDDWWHNGENLYVDNFAKTGFVPVDTPEQGDLIVMAIGSSTPCHGAIWLDGDILLHHLYGRLSCKEVYGRAYRECTTHIMRYTR from the coding sequence ATGAGTGAATTGTTCAGCAAGTGTCGGTCAGAGGCTGAGGAGCATGCCCGAGCCGAGTACCCGCGGGAGTCCGTGGGGCTGGTCGTCAGCGTGCGCGGTAAGCCGCAGTACAGGCCATGCCGCAACCAATCCGAGGAGCCCGACCACTTCATCCTGCACCCCGAGGACTATGCGGCCGCCGAAGACCTGGGCGACATCGTGGCTATCGTTCATTCGCACCCGGACGTTGGTCCAGAGCCAAGCCTGCATGACTTGGCCAGCCATGCCGCGAGTCGCACCGCCTGGTGGATCGTTGGCTTGGTCGGCGATGTAGCGACATGGCATGAGATGCCGGCCTCTGGCGAAATGGCGCTGGAAGGCCGCGTGTTCGTCCATGGCGTGATCGACTGCTATACCTTGGTCCGCGACTACTACCGGCAAGTGCTCGGCATCACCCTGCCAGACTTTCACCGCAAGGATGACTGGTGGCACAACGGCGAGAACCTGTACGTCGACAACTTCGCCAAGACCGGCTTCGTCCCAGTCGACACGCCCGAGCAGGGAGACTTGATCGTCATGGCGATCGGTAGTTCGACGCCGTGCCATGGAGCCATCTGGCTGGATGGCGACATCCTGCTGCACCACCTCTATGGGCGCCTGAGCTGCAAAGAAGTCTACGGACGCGCCTACCGTGAATGCACGACGCATATCATGCGATACACGCGATAG
- a CDS encoding phage integrase Arm DNA-binding domain-containing protein translates to MVPRPRNKANKNLPQNLYFDSRRSSYRYRRPTDGKWFQFGTDRIKAIDAAKQLNLEFMRGADLIGAVMGNASESFAGFLDTYERDVLPPRELAKVYLYVVQQKTTKASDAAWIRFKVTEELQAVISRCRDDIASPYLVHRRPDRLKQKQAQTKDHWTQIEERYLTRAFKEARELAGCYKGWKEEEMPGFHEVRALSLHLYKKAGKDGQKIAGHASEGMTKNYQRDHEEVIWSEAIPDLNISEITG, encoded by the coding sequence ATGGTCCCACGGCCGCGCAACAAGGCGAACAAGAACCTTCCGCAGAACCTGTACTTCGATTCGCGGCGTTCGAGCTATCGCTACCGGCGGCCCACCGACGGTAAGTGGTTTCAGTTCGGCACCGATCGCATCAAAGCCATCGACGCGGCAAAGCAGTTGAATCTGGAGTTCATGCGCGGTGCAGACCTGATCGGCGCCGTAATGGGTAACGCCTCCGAGTCTTTCGCCGGTTTCCTTGACACCTACGAACGCGATGTCCTGCCGCCACGCGAGCTGGCCAAGGTGTATTTGTATGTGGTGCAGCAGAAGACGACCAAGGCCAGTGACGCAGCGTGGATCCGGTTCAAGGTGACCGAAGAACTCCAGGCTGTGATCAGCCGTTGCAGGGATGATATTGCCTCCCCCTACCTGGTGCACCGCCGCCCGGATCGCCTGAAACAAAAACAGGCACAGACGAAGGATCACTGGACGCAGATCGAGGAGCGGTATTTGACGCGTGCCTTCAAGGAGGCACGGGAACTGGCGGGTTGTTACAAGGGATGGAAGGAAGAGGAAATGCCGGGCTTCCACGAAGTGCGGGCGCTATCGCTGCACTTGTACAAGAAAGCCGGAAAGGATGGGCAGAAGATCGCAGGGCACGCGAGTGAGGGCATGACGAAAAACTACCAGCGCGACCACGAGGAAGTCATCTGGTCCGAGGCAATTCCTGACCTGAATATCAGCGAAATCACCGGATAG
- a CDS encoding cell wall hydrolase yields MTETEKDRDILARTLWGEARGESLAGQIAVAWTIRNRVNDGKAKSWWGEGYAGVCLKPYQFSCWNKNDPNFAYLSGAKPIPEGQFAQAQKAADVVISGAEPDPTSGATHYYATTMPAAPVWAAKAKQTLKLGHHVFFKDVP; encoded by the coding sequence ATGACCGAAACCGAGAAAGACCGCGACATCCTCGCACGCACGCTGTGGGGTGAGGCGCGCGGCGAATCACTGGCCGGCCAGATCGCCGTGGCCTGGACCATCCGCAACCGCGTGAACGATGGCAAGGCCAAGTCGTGGTGGGGTGAGGGCTATGCCGGCGTGTGCCTGAAGCCTTACCAGTTCAGCTGCTGGAACAAGAACGATCCGAACTTTGCCTACCTCAGCGGCGCGAAGCCGATCCCGGAAGGGCAGTTCGCCCAAGCGCAGAAGGCTGCCGATGTGGTGATTTCCGGCGCAGAGCCCGATCCCACTAGCGGCGCCACGCACTACTACGCAACCACCATGCCCGCGGCTCCGGTCTGGGCGGCAAAGGCCAAGCAGACGCTGAAGCTCGGCCACCACGTCTTCTTCAAGGATGTGCCATGA
- a CDS encoding tail assembly protein, with translation MSAVTDNGMTRILLSGSLAKACGREHFRKLETGTSVEAFSALKHTVPGFEDFIRDSARKGQRYAIFRNRENVGEDRFTLSGTTEIRIVPVISGSKNGGLFQTVLGVVMIVVGVVASAFGQAWIGAPLIQMGIAMTIGGVIQMLSPTPKSPSQQEQAGTENKPSYLFNGAFNSTQQGLPVPVVYGQMLVGSSVVAVGTWAEAIPA, from the coding sequence ATGAGCGCCGTTACCGACAATGGCATGACCAGAATTCTACTCTCTGGAAGTCTCGCCAAGGCATGCGGCCGGGAGCATTTCAGGAAACTCGAAACAGGTACATCGGTCGAGGCATTCAGCGCGCTCAAGCATACCGTACCCGGATTCGAAGACTTTATCCGCGACTCAGCCCGTAAAGGCCAGCGATATGCCATTTTCCGCAACCGCGAAAATGTCGGTGAAGACAGGTTCACCCTTAGCGGGACGACTGAGATCCGCATAGTTCCGGTCATCTCCGGCAGCAAGAACGGCGGCCTGTTTCAAACCGTGCTTGGCGTGGTGATGATCGTTGTTGGCGTGGTGGCCTCTGCCTTCGGCCAGGCCTGGATAGGCGCCCCATTGATTCAAATGGGTATCGCCATGACCATCGGCGGGGTTATTCAAATGCTCTCGCCCACTCCTAAGTCGCCAAGCCAGCAAGAACAGGCCGGCACCGAGAACAAACCCAGCTACCTCTTCAACGGCGCGTTCAACTCGACGCAACAAGGCCTTCCTGTACCTGTGGTTTATGGGCAGATGCTGGTGGGCTCCAGCGTAGTTGCAGTCGGCACGTGGGCGGAGGCTATCCCTGCATGA
- a CDS encoding host specificity protein J, translated as MSEVIVGRKGGGKGGGGGGGSTRAAVEAPDSLRSRQHVRILHAICEGEIDELVGGNQGIYFDDVPLQNTDNSYNFSDVSVQWRYGTQSQAYLPITGLEAEQSVGVELKSGVSVERAITDADADAVRVTVSTPQLSEQNTQNGDTNGSSAVFRIEGKLGSGAWFLLCSDLTINGKTMSRTQFSYYLRLPTSGGLPRYVRITRISADSTSAAIQNRTFFDSLTLLWDEKLRYPNTALVGISIDAQQFASIPRTAFMIRGLKVLVPINYNPGTRSYSGSWNGTFTRAWTDNPAWIWYDMLTNTRYGLGGLLDVSLIDKYALYSIAQYCDGSVPNGYGGMEPRFTCNLALTTQQDAWKLVNDMVSVFRAISFWAGGTLTAVQDAPRASRYLFNNSNIVGGDFSYQSVASDQRYNTAAVTWNDPLQQYKQSVEIVERPDLIAKWGRIQQSDVVAIGCTSRGQARRLGRWLLYAESEAVTFGVGADGAIPLPGDIIDIADANRAGARNGGRLLAGSTVSTLLLDAPIGQAGTGVVGVVMADGSYATAAVTVGAGATSITVSPPLTTPPLASAPWVFSTAELETQKFRVIGISEGDDGTYSISAVAYDAGKFDEVDFGTPDVDNPTSNVNLSAPDTVGQLTFLESLYDTGTGLAAARLTVSWAQPERAMRYQVEVKKPGGNWEYVAEVSTPSIDFDSASSGVWSLRITPKSVLGLSGPASIQTYTAQALLAPPAALTGLRLDVVSSVATLAWDPAAELDVKLGGSIAIRHSRNTSSNWDAALPLTDAAGRSTSAVVALLPGKYLARAVDSSGVGGPVTEVWSDAQVPLPANVLLTVAESPAFTGVAVNAAPADGVLRMSGAGSFDGIADVDALLGEIDKFGGSALTMIYSFAAPTDLGYVYDCTLTANVVAALYDDGTYIDTIADFDALTSIDGDPPSSSSLSLWVRTSDVSPAVWSAWKPFVVGDYRARQFDFQLRGSVEQSTNWIDVSTLEVVIDMPDRIESGNDLVVPIGGLTVTYSPPFNASPAVSLTAQNLSPGDWPDISVKTAAGFTVVIRNSSGVAQSGRSIDYISKGY; from the coding sequence ATGAGCGAAGTCATTGTCGGTAGAAAGGGGGGCGGGAAGGGGGGCGGTGGCGGTGGTGGGTCGACCCGCGCCGCGGTTGAGGCCCCCGACAGCCTGCGCTCACGCCAGCATGTTCGCATCTTGCACGCGATCTGCGAGGGCGAGATTGACGAGCTGGTGGGCGGCAATCAGGGAATCTATTTCGACGATGTGCCGCTGCAAAACACCGACAACAGCTACAACTTTTCGGATGTCAGCGTGCAGTGGCGCTACGGCACCCAGTCGCAGGCCTACCTGCCCATCACCGGGCTGGAGGCCGAGCAGTCGGTTGGCGTTGAGCTGAAATCGGGCGTCTCCGTTGAGCGCGCCATTACCGATGCCGATGCCGATGCTGTTCGCGTGACGGTCAGCACACCGCAATTGAGCGAGCAGAATACGCAGAACGGCGATACCAACGGTTCGTCGGCGGTGTTCAGAATCGAAGGCAAGTTAGGTAGTGGTGCATGGTTTCTGCTGTGCTCAGATCTGACGATCAACGGCAAGACCATGAGCCGGACGCAGTTTTCGTACTATCTGCGCCTGCCGACCTCAGGTGGCTTGCCGCGCTATGTCCGGATCACCCGCATTTCTGCAGACTCGACGAGCGCGGCAATCCAGAACCGGACCTTCTTCGACAGCCTGACCTTGCTGTGGGACGAAAAGCTGCGCTATCCCAACACGGCGTTAGTCGGCATCTCGATCGATGCCCAGCAGTTCGCCAGCATCCCGCGCACGGCCTTCATGATACGTGGGCTGAAGGTGCTTGTGCCGATCAACTACAACCCTGGAACCCGTTCCTATAGTGGCTCCTGGAACGGAACCTTTACCCGTGCCTGGACCGACAATCCGGCCTGGATCTGGTACGACATGCTGACCAACACCCGCTATGGGCTGGGCGGCTTGCTTGACGTTTCGCTGATCGACAAGTACGCCCTCTACAGCATCGCGCAATATTGTGATGGCTCTGTACCGAATGGCTATGGCGGCATGGAGCCGCGCTTTACTTGCAACCTGGCATTGACCACGCAGCAGGACGCCTGGAAGCTGGTCAACGACATGGTGTCGGTGTTCCGTGCCATCAGTTTTTGGGCGGGTGGCACGCTGACGGCGGTACAGGATGCGCCGCGCGCCAGTCGTTACCTGTTCAATAACTCCAACATCGTTGGAGGCGATTTCAGCTACCAGTCGGTCGCCTCCGATCAGCGCTATAACACCGCCGCAGTGACGTGGAACGATCCGCTCCAGCAATACAAGCAGTCGGTCGAGATCGTCGAGCGCCCCGACCTTATCGCGAAGTGGGGTCGCATCCAGCAGAGTGACGTGGTGGCAATTGGTTGTACCTCGCGCGGCCAAGCTCGCCGCCTTGGTCGCTGGCTGCTGTACGCAGAAAGCGAGGCGGTGACGTTTGGCGTCGGGGCGGACGGGGCCATCCCACTGCCTGGCGACATCATCGATATCGCCGATGCTAACCGGGCCGGCGCTCGCAACGGGGGCCGGCTTCTGGCCGGCAGCACGGTCTCCACGCTCTTGTTGGATGCGCCCATTGGCCAGGCCGGCACGGGCGTGGTCGGCGTGGTGATGGCGGACGGATCATACGCGACGGCGGCTGTCACCGTGGGAGCGGGCGCGACCTCCATCACGGTCTCACCGCCGTTGACGACACCGCCTCTGGCCAGCGCACCATGGGTGTTCTCGACGGCGGAACTGGAGACGCAGAAGTTTCGTGTCATCGGCATCAGTGAAGGCGACGACGGGACGTACTCGATCAGCGCCGTGGCGTATGACGCCGGAAAATTCGACGAGGTTGATTTCGGTACGCCGGATGTCGACAACCCGACCAGCAATGTGAACCTTTCTGCTCCGGACACGGTGGGGCAACTGACGTTCCTTGAATCGCTGTATGACACCGGCACCGGTCTGGCCGCTGCTCGGCTGACGGTCAGCTGGGCTCAGCCCGAGCGTGCGATGCGCTACCAGGTTGAGGTAAAGAAGCCTGGCGGCAATTGGGAGTATGTCGCCGAAGTCTCGACGCCGAGTATTGATTTCGACTCGGCGTCATCTGGTGTGTGGTCGCTGCGCATTACGCCGAAATCGGTATTGGGCCTCTCCGGGCCTGCATCGATCCAGACGTACACGGCGCAGGCGTTGCTGGCTCCGCCAGCGGCACTGACCGGACTGCGCCTCGATGTCGTCAGCAGCGTAGCCACGCTGGCGTGGGATCCGGCGGCGGAACTCGACGTCAAGCTGGGCGGCAGTATCGCCATAAGGCATTCGCGCAACACCTCATCCAACTGGGACGCGGCCTTGCCGCTGACCGACGCGGCGGGGCGCTCCACGTCGGCGGTGGTGGCATTGCTGCCAGGCAAGTACCTCGCTCGCGCGGTCGACTCCTCTGGGGTTGGCGGGCCAGTGACTGAGGTCTGGTCGGATGCGCAGGTGCCTCTGCCGGCCAACGTCTTGCTGACTGTTGCCGAGTCGCCGGCGTTCACCGGCGTCGCGGTCAATGCGGCACCGGCTGACGGCGTGCTGAGAATGTCCGGTGCCGGGTCTTTTGACGGCATAGCAGACGTCGACGCATTGCTCGGTGAGATCGACAAGTTCGGCGGTTCCGCCCTGACGATGATCTACAGCTTTGCCGCGCCGACTGACCTTGGTTATGTCTATGACTGCACGCTCACCGCCAATGTGGTGGCAGCGCTGTACGACGACGGCACCTATATCGACACGATCGCCGACTTTGACGCGCTGACAAGCATAGATGGCGACCCGCCCAGCAGTTCTTCGCTGTCGTTGTGGGTGCGCACGTCGGATGTGTCGCCGGCGGTGTGGTCGGCTTGGAAGCCGTTTGTCGTCGGGGATTACCGTGCCCGCCAGTTCGATTTCCAGCTGCGCGGCTCGGTGGAGCAGAGCACCAACTGGATCGACGTGTCAACGCTGGAAGTCGTGATCGACATGCCCGATCGCATCGAGAGCGGCAACGATTTGGTGGTGCCGATAGGGGGCCTTACTGTCACCTACTCGCCGCCGTTCAACGCCTCTCCTGCCGTCAGCCTCACCGCACAAAACCTCTCGCCGGGTGATTGGCCTGATATCTCCGTCAAAACGGCCGCCGGTTTTACGGTGGTCATCCGCAACTCAAGTGGGGTCGCTCAATCCGGCCGCTCTATCGACTACATCTCCAAGGGATACTGA
- a CDS encoding phage tail protein, producing MLAFTWVPTYDASRVITPTVKVIKFGDGYEQRQGTGINRQPRKYSLTFKRAKAEIDLIDAFLAARGAVEAFNYTHHGQSIGVFVCREWTRTDIARGVDGLSATFEEVYE from the coding sequence ATGCTGGCATTCACATGGGTTCCAACATACGACGCCTCCCGGGTGATCACGCCGACCGTCAAGGTGATCAAGTTCGGCGATGGGTATGAGCAGCGGCAGGGGACCGGGATCAATCGGCAGCCACGCAAGTACTCGCTGACGTTCAAGCGGGCCAAGGCGGAGATTGATCTGATCGATGCCTTTCTCGCAGCCCGAGGCGCCGTCGAGGCCTTCAACTACACGCACCACGGTCAGTCTATCGGGGTTTTTGTTTGCCGCGAATGGACCAGGACCGACATCGCCCGCGGCGTGGACGGCCTGTCTGCGACCTTTGAGGAGGTTTACGAATGA
- a CDS encoding phage minor tail protein L — translation MTALQGQLSLATGLTMWEGFELVLPSLTLRFTAGTNENLGSVIWQGNTYTPWPINAEEFATPSQGSPARPKLQVGNFGGTISALCRQYEDLLGAKLKRRRTLVKYLDAVNFSAGNPTANPSEEYPVETWIITRKANETPAAIEFELGSPLDLQGVKLPRRQVIAGTCLWAYRSGECGYAGGPVADYLNNPTSDPSRDQCSRTVTGCKLRFGANGELPFGGFPGIANVPRL, via the coding sequence ATGACCGCACTCCAGGGTCAGCTTTCGCTGGCAACCGGTCTGACCATGTGGGAGGGGTTCGAGCTGGTGCTACCGAGCCTGACCCTTCGCTTCACTGCCGGGACAAACGAAAACCTTGGTTCGGTCATCTGGCAGGGCAACACCTATACGCCGTGGCCAATCAACGCTGAGGAGTTTGCAACGCCGAGCCAAGGCTCGCCGGCGCGGCCCAAGCTGCAGGTCGGCAACTTCGGCGGCACTATCTCTGCGCTGTGCCGGCAATATGAGGACTTGCTCGGCGCCAAACTCAAGCGTCGGCGCACCCTGGTCAAGTACCTGGATGCAGTGAACTTCTCGGCCGGCAACCCAACGGCAAACCCCTCCGAAGAGTACCCGGTCGAAACGTGGATCATCACGCGCAAGGCCAACGAAACGCCGGCAGCCATCGAATTCGAACTGGGCTCTCCGCTCGACCTGCAAGGCGTCAAGCTTCCGCGGCGCCAGGTCATTGCCGGCACTTGCCTATGGGCCTACCGGTCTGGAGAGTGTGGCTATGCCGGCGGCCCAGTGGCGGACTACCTCAACAACCCCACCAGCGACCCCAGCCGGGATCAGTGCAGTCGGACTGTCACTGGCTGCAAGTTACGCTTTGGCGCCAATGGCGAACTCCCCTTTGGCGGCTTCCCGGGCATTGCCAACGTTCCGAGGCTCTGA